The Phalacrocorax carbo chromosome 2, bPhaCar2.1, whole genome shotgun sequence region GGAAGGCAGTGTAGACTAACAAATAGCATCTCCAGACAGGAAAATCAAGACACTTCTTTCTTTGCCACACAGAGTTCTACACACCACACTTACAGAAAATATTGCTCTATTCCACAGCTTCCTCGGCACCCTTAGCCCAAAAGAAAGCACTTTATTGATTGCGTGATTGATTTAAAGGTCAGAATTTAGGACTGCATGTATTCTCCTGGCTGAATTAAATTTCTACCCTACATCCACAGTGAAGAAACTCCTCTTTGCATAAATATAAACTGAAATATTGGTCTGTGTGGATGTTCAAACAAATAGACTTTCTCTTATAGCTCCCAGGGCAACCTCCCAACACCACACTGTTATCAAAACCATTAGGGTTTGAATaagatgctgctttttattGAATTATCATACCTGCTTTGTGAAAAGTACAGGTTTGCTTAGAAAAAGAGGATACCCACTGATTTAATGAGCATGATGGTCAACAGGCCACTGGAACTGGTAGGGTTGTACAGACTCTAAGGCAGAGGTCAGCTAGTGTAGAAGAATACACTTGTTTTCATACTCACTTATTTCAAAAGACACAGTGGTTCCTTTCTGTGAACTGAAGCCATACAGACAGACTTATCGCAAGGGGTGATTAGTTACCCTGCGTCCTGCTGACACTCAAGCACTGGTCATGTTTTAAGGGCAGTCTGCTCCGAGAGTGCAGTCTGTGGTTGTCCCAGCCCGAGGATACTCAAAATTGCCGCCTTCTCTCCAAAGCCTGCTGGACAGCAACCCCCTGTCAGGGGAGGATAAGGCTTATTTGGTGACTTCTGATGaagctctgttttccttttcagtaaGTGTGGACGTCTGTGCAAGTGTGACAGCATCATGGTGGCGTTTAAAGGAGTCTGGACTCAGCCCTTCTGGAAAGCCGTTTCGGCAGAATTTTTGGCCATGCTGATTTTTGTCCTCCTCAGCCTTGGCTCCACGATCAACTGGGGCGGAGCAGAGAAGCCCCTGCCTGTAGACATGGTCCtcatctccctctgctttggaCTCAGCATTGCAACCATGGTGCAGTGCTTTGGACACATCAGCGGAGGCCACATTAACCCTGCTGTGACCGTGGCAATGGTCTGCACTAGGAAGATCAGCCTCGCCAAGTCTGTCTTCTACATTCTTGCCCAGTGCCTGGGAGCCATCGTGGGCGCAGGCATCCTTTACCTCGTCACACCGCCAAGCGTGGTGGGAGGCCTGGGAGTCACTGCGGTAATCatttctcctccagctcttgAACTAAACTAGCTTAGAGCCTAAGAAAATATAATCAGTGTCACGCAGAATAAAGAAAGCTCAAGTAGAGATTTTAAGAGCTTGCTGGTTTATTTACAACATCTAGACAGGGCTTAAAGCTCTCCTTAGGATGGGTTTATGCAGCGTGATATCTATAGCTCTTCTTTTTATAGAAGTTCTCTTTCCTAGAACTTCCTCAAATCTGATGACAGCAGGTAATGTTAATTTAcatacaaaatttaaataatatatgcacaaaatgccatttttatatgggctggggagggggaatttAATTCTATGCCATTATGATGGGGATTGAAAAAACATCAATTTAAAATGACATACTTTTGAAATAGATTGTGGCTTAGATTTCAGCTTTGTTCTAAACTAACAAGGAATGCCATCAGTTAGCCCTGTTGCAGGACTTATTAAAAATGCACTTGAGCTGCACactgcttaatttttaattgaaatttaaattaattaagtCAGGGCTAATTAATGAATTTATAATTGAATAGTAAATTACAGTGCtcccaagaaaaaaatggtgaagGGGAAGTGCCGCATTTGCAAATCCCTGTGTAAAAATAAACTATACTTCTGCAGTCTAACTTTGAAGCTCATGTTGGATGTTACTGTTAAGCCTTCTGTTCTCAGTCCAGCAGTAATTTTCCACGACtctcaaaataaatttaaaaaaaaaataaaaaaaagaaggggggagaAAAGTCAGTGGCAAACCTGTACCTCTAAATTTCATTGTTGTCTTTCACTGTGAAAGAGTGAAATAGACACTTAGAAATACCTTTcactgaaatacatttaatgTATGTGGTGGGTTTCTGATTTACAAAATCACCTTTGTTTCATCTGCAGTGTTTCTTTCCCGTCTTCCAGGTACACGGGGATCTTTCCGCTGGCCATGGACTCCTGGTGGAGTTGATAATTACATTCCAGCTGGTTTTTACTATTTTTGCCAGCTGTGATTCAAAACGAAGTGATGTCACTGGTTCAGTAGCTCTAGCAATTGGATTTTCTGTTGCAATTGGACATTTATTTGCTGTAAGTTAATGGCTTCTCTTTAAAAGGTAGACCCCTTGTCCCTTTATGACTACTTCAGAAGTAAATGGAAACTTCTGTGGCCTTTATAGCTGCTATAGCTGTAGAGCTGGTATATTCTATATGGATCTACACCAAAACCCTTTGGAGCAGCAGGAGGGTCCCCTGGGCTAGGGTGTTGCATCAgagcttttctgcttgtttatGTGATGACTTTGTTAATTTTGTGATAAGACTCGGGAAGGTGACAATACCAGGTGTCAGGATTAAAAGCCATACAAAACCAGGGTGTCCCATAGTACAAGGACTAGTATAAATTGAATAATGACCTTCAAGACTTTAATAACAggcaatattttgtttctgctttagATCAATTACACCGGTGCCAGTATGAACCCTGCTCGATCATTTGGACCTGCTGTGATCATGGGGAGATGGGAAAACCAATGGGTAACTCTGCTTTCATCCTTCCTTCACCATAGCAACAAACAGCTGTCAGGATTTTTAATACATCATTTGCTTTTAGTTATCTATCCCAGTCCGTCGCATAGAGACCATCACTGAGGAAGACAGGCACTGACCTGCCACAGCTCTGGTACAATTATGCTCCTCACCTAGGACTGCAGTGCAGTATGCAACACGTTGGAATAGTGTCTTGCTATTCAGGGGCCGTTTGGTGGAGGTAGCGGCTGGGGTAGAAAGGAAATCATAcaaaaagttcaaaacaaaaaaaatcaatccagCGAGACTGAAAGAATTGAACtgctagaaagaaaaatcctctgAGGCAGACTGCAAACCCCCGGGTCACACTGGTGAGAAGTTATGGAAGTAATTCTGTCAGCTTCACGTTTCACCTGGTTCTGCAGCAAACTGGGGCAGACGTATGAAATGAGAGCAGGTACCCTCTCTGATCTGGTTCCCAGGGGAGAACCTGCCTTGGCAAATGCCTGCAGTGAGAGATGAAGGGGTTGCAGCCTGGTCTTTGCAGACCAGACCAGGTGTTACCCGCTTCAATTTGAAAGCATCAGCTTTACGAGGAGTGTTTGTACAGGAAACAATTCGATGAACAGTTTGTGAGCGATGCAGTCATTTTCTATAGCATCCTACTATTAAACTTACTAAAAACCATTTCACATTTCATAAGGGAGAGATGGATTGCAGCTCAGTCTCACCTAATTAAAGACAGGGAAAGTGCTTCTAAGGATACTTTCAATGCTAACTGAAAGCGCTGCATATTACAGTGCATATAAGgattttcttgatttttaaagtatgaAGCCCACATTGCTCCCACTGCAGCTAATAACAGAAATAGCATTGTCTTCAAGCCCTAAGGCTCCAATTCTGCAAACATGATACCATGTGTAACTTGGTTCCCAAGAGTTATCCTATTGAGGCAGATTTACCCAGTTATCAGTGAATGGCTTGTTCGTACGAAAAACTGCTGTAGTTTTTCACAAGATTAATTATCCATACTCTGAGGGAGCCTGTAATTTATAACTAAAGCTATAAACAATAAACAAATGTACCATGGGGAAACTTGTAGAGGAAGCTTAGCTACTGTCCTGGTCACTTGGAAAGTCggccttttctcctcctccagagCAGTGACATTGGCATGCCATTGACAGAAGCCCGTGGGCTTCTGCACCTACTAATGTTACAGAACTGCTGCATGTCATGCTGAAATAGATAGGTACCCTGCAAAGTTGTGTATGTCAGTTGTATGTGCTTATTCAAAATAGATAGTCAGGTAGCTGACTGCCTGTTGGATTCTGCAGGACCAGAAGCCAAATTTGGATTATTTTGGTAATGCGAGTCTGAAATCCTGAAGTAGAATCGTTTGTGTATACACTAGGAAtggtttttgtttccttaaaagTTCATGATCACCTTGGGTGAAAATGCAGCAAGACAATCAGTTTTCTATATTGGTGTTTATTCAGTGTGTCATCTTGCAAACAGTCCAAATAAGTTGTGCACAGCTGGCAATGAGTGATGAAAATTTAGAGGAGGCCTCTTGGAAAGAGATGGATCaataaaacttggaaaaaatatttctctttgaagGTGTGGGTCCAATTCTCAATCACACTCCCCTGCTagtttaaaagcaaagctatgGCAGAGCAACTACATGTTGTATGTGACTACAGAGCTGTATTTGACAAGTTGTACGTGACTCTACCAGgatctgtggggtttttttgtctcaaGAAACGTTACAGCTATGGCTGATCCAAaatgggatgatgaagaacctgTACTTTGTCTTACTggacaaagttttaaaaaaataagttaaatctCCCATAAAGAGGGGGGAAAGTTGCTTTCTATTAACAGGAGAAAGTAGGGCCGCCAGAGAGGGTGCCTGCCAGTCTGTCCATGGAAGGTGTCCGTAGCTTCTCTGGGGCTCAGCCAGTCTGCCCAACAACATTGGTAACCAGACATGTAGACTGAAATCTCTTTCAGGCATCAGGGAAGTAGTAACTGAACCTCACTGACATGTCAGAGTAGGTCCCTATTCTCCTCTGCTCTGTGGTGTCCACTGACTGGTGATTCCCTAAACACTGGCACAAGAGGAGTTTTTAGGGAAGAGCCACGCCCACAGATGCGAGGTGGTTTAGGTGACTCTATCGAAGGTGACTAGGGAGTATTTCTGAAGAGGGTGAAATATAAGTGAGAGAAAGAgactgggaggaggcaggaaaaaaccTGACCTAGGACTAATGCCATTAACTGCCTAAGAGACAGCCTTTTGACCAACTTCATATGTGATTTTAGAGCAGTCACTCAATTGCTGAGCTCCAGGTCTGTGAAACCTATGGTAATTACTCTTGCCTGCTTCATAAACTGGTATGATGGCAGATTTCATCCCAGTTCACGAAAGCCAGGGAACTATGTGACCATGCACTTCCAGAGAGTTTTTTAACAATTGGGCCAGGGCATTTTGCAGAAATTTTTCTGGGTGAAGTCTGTAGTGACATGCTTTTCCCTGAGACCCTGGCTTCTTTATTTCCTCTGGAGCTTAAtgcctgtctttttttccacctctttttGCAGGTGTATTGGGTGGGACCAATAATAGGAGCAGTCCTTGCTGGTGCTCTTTATGAGTACGTCTATTGCCCCGATGCTGAACTCAAGCACCGTTTTAAGGGTGTCTTCAGTAAGGCTACTCAGCCGTCCAAAGGGAAGTACATTGAGGTGGACGATAACAGGAGCCACGTAGAAACCGATGACCTGATCCTGAAGCCTGGCATAGTTCATGTGATTGATATCGACAGGGGTGAGGACAAGAAGGGAAAAGATCCATCCAGTGAGGTGTTGTCTTCTGTATGACTAGCAAGAAGCactgaaagcagagagcagcctGCTAGCACATCCACAGATATCCTTCCACCTATTAAAGAAACAGATCTCCTCTAGACTGAGCATCTACCATTTCTTAAAAGGTATGGTGGGAGCAGCTGCATGGTAGTGGTGTCACCAAACCATATGCCTGCTCAGTTGGAAGATTAGGATTTTGCCATAATTAGGTTTCCCCATCTATTATTTCAAATTAAGAGTTGTTCCtagtattttcctttccttcttcctggaGCAAcctcaaagtaaaaaaaaaatgatgaaagCGTTCTCCTTTAATCAATCAGTCAATAGTGAGATAAAGATAGAGATGTTTAACATTCAGATTGACAGTTAAGACATATCAGGAAATGCCTATAGACATGAAGACCTACTTATCAGATTGTTCTTCTGACACTTAATTGGCTGTTGTCAGCTCCAATTAGGACATCTTACCCATTAAATGTTCTCTCTGAGGTTCAGGGACAGCACCAACAGTATTTAAGAGTTTTATCTACAGTCAAGTAAAGAAGTACATCACTACGGTCTTGTGAAccacctctgaaaaaaaatgatactttaataggtttaaaaagaaatctatcaACCCATCAAATTTCACTCATGATTTGCAGTATAAATATATTACCTTCATCCCTTCCCCAGAGTGAATACGCTGAAATTGAATGTTGAAGCCTACTGTAATAAGGCTGCAAATCATTTGACTGTACTTCATGCTCCCCCTTGTCACTGTCTGTCTGGTGAAACATTCTGCCTGGATTTGACTATTGACCATTTGGTGTTAGCAGACTCTCAAGGTCATACAGAGAATATAAAGGCTTTCCTGTTACTTAATAACTCAAATAAAAGatatcagaagaaaagaaggcttaTCTGTTTTCAGTGCACTTGTTCAGATATACATTTCTGTGCTAATTTATGTAAACTAAAGGTTTAAATCACTTACCTACTTTCTTACAAGATGGTTGGAGATACtgggtttttaatttattagtaACATAGAGgatttttaacttttaactGTATTGAAAGACTgattgggaaatatttttttataatggaTGATAAAAATAAGGCTGCTTCTGGCTTTTTTGTTGTAACTGATGCCTGATTATTTGAATGGGATCCATGCTTGTCCAGTGTTCATATAGTCTTAATTGCACCTCTGGCAAAGGTTCTTTATCTGTTAGGAAAAGATGCAGGCACGGGGTTTATTTTAGGGGGGAAAGGGACACGAAATATGTTCAGTAATCAGTCTTTCCCTTGTAGGAGTATTTTGACAGACATAATCACCCCAGCAGAACAGTTCTGTAAAGTTGTTACTGActtactgcttttgtttctgatcagggGCTTTGAGTTTTACAataggcagctgcagagcagtcAGGAGCATGGTATTATTACTGTAATTatatagtttttattttgaaattgaaaaACTACTCCTGCCTATTTAGCAataagagggggaaaaaagcattagTCCTGACCGTGGGCTGTAATAGCCTTGTCTGTTCTTTGACATACTCTACATGCAATCTTTATTATAGGGAATTAGATGTTTCTAATTAGATAATAAACCACTGCTAGCCTCTAATCTGTGCACTATGATCCAAGGGCAATTCTGTTATCCCAACTTGCAGCACTGTATAGTCCCAGCATGTCCTGCCATACTAATTTTCCTAGTTTCACACTTTTCTTGTCTTAAACCCTGTTAGTGTGGCGCAAGCTCCCTGCATTGAGCACGAGATTCATGACTCCTTCATGCATTTGCAGTTGAGCCGTGATCTCCCCCGTAGTCCACCCAGGCACAGCACATAGCATATGCGGGCACAGGACAGGACTTCCTTAGGTGACCCAGGAACAGCCCTGCTCCCAACGTGCGAGCCCTCGCCATCAcatacctgctgcagcatcacaGCAGCGGCTGCCTGTGAAGTCTGGTAAAACAGCTGATATTTGTCCTTAGCGGTGCCCCGACACAGTGACAGCATCACAGTTCAAGGGCATAAGCATGGTTAGGGACTTGCAAGGGACAATGTCAAATTGCAGATAagagctccttcccacagcaagGACTAAGTCTCCTGGGGAAGGGCAACACAGGTGTGGTGTTTAGACCCCTACATACCTCTGCTCAGATGGATAAATACCATGCTAAATAGATTTAATGAGAAGGATCAAAacttgtggtttgggttttttttttttgtctaggcatttgttttggctttttttttttcttcaaatgctttATTTGTTAAAGGGACACTTGATTAAACCTTTTGCATGGCTTAAACAGGTAAAATAAAGAGTAATACACATAGCACTGGTGGATTTTTAAGCAAAGGTTTgcaattttgtatttaaagaCACTTCTTAGAAGCTCTTAATTTGTGAATTTTGCATGGTACTgtgttatttaaataagaaactGTGATTTGTTTTGTGCTTAAGGGTCCTTTACACAAATGGCTTGATCTTCCTTAGCCAGCCTGATTCTGCTGCCAAGGTGAGCATAACACGAGCATAGCACCAGCCACCTCAGGaagattttttccttgaaaCACTTTCTATTAATGAAGTGTGGCAAACACTCAGAACCTGTCCTAGGAGAACTCCTCACTCAAACAGAGTATCAGAGATAAGATACTGAGGCTCCTGAAAAGATTAGGTGAAAGAAAGGAATCTAAAATAAAGAGACCACTAGACAGCAACGGATGTTGCCATGCCATTGGGCATTAGTAGGAAAGCAAGGTATGGTAggtctgctcctgctcccacagAATGACACTCATGGAATAGTTTGTCATTGACTACAGTGGATATGATCCTGAGCTTTTTTGGGGCCTGATAGCTTCTTTCTTGCAATGCACTGTGTTTTTTCCACAATCAGTCTTTCAGCAAGATACTTAATTCTGGAAGGAGATGCATTCAACTTGAGGTTTATGGCCCACCCTGAAGTAAATCCTTAGGAGTGGCTGTCATCACAGCCAGTCGTGCACCACTACAAGAGATCACCATCCATGTAAAGGAACGTCCCTCTTTCAGCATCCCTTAGAGCCTGATTTAGCTTTGACCTGCAGGGATGTGTGCTTCTCTAAGTTGTTTTGCAGTGGTATCATCACATTTGGTTAAATAATAGACTAGTGTGACCTTTTTAGGGATTGGAAATACTTCTGCCttaatatgattttaaaatatgtactttAATACGGTTTGAGCTTTATGTTCTAAAGGCCTTCAGCTCTTAAATTGCACCTCATAACATAATGTGGTGTCCTCTTAAAGTATTTATCATTGGGGTGGGAAACggtaaatgttttctgtttatgaTGGCGGATGAATATCGCAGGAAGTCTGCGAGGCATGTCGTCATTTTGGAGTCCTAAAAAAGACATGGATGACTCTTTTACTCCTCCATGatggaaacaattttttccaACAGTGTATTTACCCTTTAACAAATACATTCAAATGTTTAATCACTGGATTTCAGAGGAGAAAGGATGGAAGCTAAGGGTGGTTACTCTGAGGCATTCAAAAACATTTTGGGTTGCATTAACTCTGAGGAGTTTATCAGCCAAattctaagaagaaaaaagaaaagagaagagaagagaagagaaaagaaaagaaaaaagaaaagaaaagaaaagaaaagaaaagaaaagaaaagaaaagaaaagaaaagaaaagaaaagaaaagaaaagaaaagaaaagaaaagaaaagaaaagaaaagaaaagaaaagaaaagaaaagaaaagaaaagaaaagagaaaag contains the following coding sequences:
- the AQP4 gene encoding aquaporin-4 isoform X2, which encodes MVAFKGVWTQPFWKAVSAEFLAMLIFVLLSLGSTINWGGAEKPLPVDMVLISLCFGLSIATMVQCFGHISGGHINPAVTVAMVCTRKISLAKSVFYILAQCLGAIVGAGILYLVTPPSVVGGLGVTAVHGDLSAGHGLLVELIITFQLVFTIFASCDSKRSDVTGSVALAIGFSVAIGHLFAINYTGASMNPARSFGPAVIMGRWENQWVYWVGPIIGAVLAGALYEYVYCPDAELKHRFKGVFSKATQPSKGKYIEVDDNRSHVETDDLILKPGIVHVIDIDRGEDKKGKDPSSEVLSSV
- the AQP4 gene encoding aquaporin-4 isoform X1, whose product is MSDGAAAPRRGKCGRLCKCDSIMVAFKGVWTQPFWKAVSAEFLAMLIFVLLSLGSTINWGGAEKPLPVDMVLISLCFGLSIATMVQCFGHISGGHINPAVTVAMVCTRKISLAKSVFYILAQCLGAIVGAGILYLVTPPSVVGGLGVTAVHGDLSAGHGLLVELIITFQLVFTIFASCDSKRSDVTGSVALAIGFSVAIGHLFAINYTGASMNPARSFGPAVIMGRWENQWVYWVGPIIGAVLAGALYEYVYCPDAELKHRFKGVFSKATQPSKGKYIEVDDNRSHVETDDLILKPGIVHVIDIDRGEDKKGKDPSSEVLSSV